The genomic window TTGTACATATCTTATTAATTGTTACTATCTGCCTACGTCCAGTTAAATACGATTTTAGAAGTTCATTGACATTGCCGCGTACGCCATAATTATATAACTTATTTAACAAGATATTGGGATCGACAAAATCGAACGCTTTGGACATGTCCATGTACAGAGCGCAAACCGGTTTCTTTTTATCCATGTCAGTCATAATTCCATGTAGTAAGCTGTAAATCGCCATATTTATAGACTTGTTTTTCCGAAATCCATATTGTTCTATTGCAAACAATTTATaagtttcaaaatattgatatagactattataaataaccttttctatgattttggaaaaaattgaCAGAAGTGCTATTGGTCTATAATTGTCCATACATTCTTTGTCACCCTTTTTAAAAAGCGGTCGTACTACTGCAATCTTTAGCATTTCCGGGAATTTGCCATATTCAATGCATAGATTTGTGATGTAGCAAATAAGTGGTGATATTATATGAGCAACTTTTTTTACGACTTTACAAGATACTCCATCGTGGCCAGTGCTATTCGTGTTTTTTAAAGAATTAATAATTGTGTAAATGTCATGGGGGCCAGTGGGTCTCATAAAAATAGAATTAGGATATGTATATGTCAaggtattattattaggtatagttactggatataaattattatttgacgTCACGTGATCTACAAAATGTGAATTGAAATTTTGTGCAATGTCTTTTGTGTCATTTATTCGTCTACCGTCACACTGAATGTGTGTAATGTTCTCTCTTAAGCAAggagattttgatttttttatgacaTTCCAAGTAGCTTTGGATTTATTTACAGAATTTTTAATGTAGTAGTCATTCTGTGATTTTTGGGTaagtagtataatttttttaagtctaTTGGAATacgtttttaaataagttttgttacaTGTGTTAGGCGATAATCTATATTTCCAAAGTAATTCCCTTTTTTTCCTGCAGCATTTCCTTATTCCATTCGtaagtaaatcgactttaaagtttttggtgagcgtgaaaactaataaactcatatatttcgtgagtttattgagttaagtcatttttaatatgtgttttgtgtttcaatagacgtgaagaataatatttctttactttttttttgtaaaagtacatagtttttgaaataaacgcataaacatagtttggcgtaaccactgtttcatacatttggtggttgcgcgtaactatgttaacttaaagttagacgagttcgttgtatgagcgctcatactatttcgcgtggccacggctcgcgggcttattgcggttttcgtttatctaaagttagaagactactttgtatcaacttctagtaaaacgtgtaaccagggcatggggaatattgaggtggtcacgcgtagttcttttatcttaagttgtaagagttcgatgtattagtgctcctagtaaaacgcgtaaccagactacacaagataatccattttatattgtgctaactcacattacatacaaggagcccgatttccatcagtccttacatcattggttataaagtagatcaatcgtatggtggaaagagccttatgtttaagagcgtttgcatgtatgtatgtatgtgtgtgtgtgtgtgtgtgtgtgtgtgtgtgtgtgtgtgtgtgtgtgtgtgtgtgtgtgtgtgtgtgtttgtttgtttgtatgtactttatttaatatttaatcccagtaagtgtaaaaggcggaattaacggcagaaggtcagttactccaaaaattttaaccgccttaaaaaaaaggttctcagtttgacccgtatgtttgtccgagattatctcgcgtttggctgaaccgggtttgatgcggtattcagaaaaatgtttgttacattttggagaaggttttacATAGAtcagagctgatgctgaaccctggctgtacctagtggaactcaggtttggtgcaacataggcacacgctgttttggtcatccaacacgtcttaatgagtagttgggggagcagtacccaagataaagctgatggtgaaccctggctgtacctagtggaactcaggtttggtgcaacgtagacaaacgctgttttggtcatctgacacgccttgatgagcacttaggagagcagtacccaagatagagctgatgctgaaccccggctgtacctagtggaactcaggtttggtgtaacataggcacacgctgttttggtcatctaacacgtcttaatgagcaactgggagagcagtacctaagatagagctgatgctgaaccctggctgtacctagtggaactcaggtttggtgcaacgtaggcaaacgctgttttggtcatccgacacgccttgatgagcacttgggagagcagtacccaagatagagatgatgctgaaccccggctgtacctattggaactcaggtttagtgtaacataggcaaacgctatttttggtcatccgacacgccttgatgagcacttgggagagctgtacctaatagtggaacttaggtttggtgcaacgtaggtaaacgctgttttggtcatccgacacgccttgatgagcatttgggagagcagtacccaagatagagctgatgctgaaccccggctgtacctagtggaactcaggtttggtgtaacataggcacacaatgttttggtcatccaacacgtcttaatgagcacttgggagagcagtacccaagataaagctgatgctgaaccctgatcgtacctagtggaactcaggtttggtgcaacgtaggcaaacgctgttttggtcatccgacacgccttgatgagcacttgggagagcagtgcccaagatagagctgatgatgaaccccggctgtacctagtggaactcaagttttggttcaggtttggtgtaaatttattgtgggtattagaagatatatagtaaaaatattaaggtcagttactccaaaaaatttattcagaatcagaatcattaactatacgtttctatgtatttcaaaataagacactccagcgatccaaatatatgtttaaactaatattttgcctctactgacactgtttgaaactttttcttgctttaagtaataaaaatgaaaagaagagtaaaaaaatatgttttataaattatgttcataactttacttactttttatgcatttattagttatcttctacagaagaaagacactactacagaagtatgtaacaagatagtactcgtgcattacttatattatattgtcagttatttcaattaattttgtttgtcattttttatttacgttaagatttttgtaagtaggtacctgtcggggcttctaacctccgtggcgacctgacatagaccgactgactgactagctgactgacatacatatttggaatattggaacatttggaacgaccgacatttaaattcaaaattagacatgacaatcacaagaccagttgacgactagttcatgacagacagcggacgacgataaacagttcagtgcctatgtaggttatcttaagatttaaaaaaaaaacgaaatagtttagtttttcacagggttttcagcaatgattacaaagtgagattaACTATAGgtaagataattagtcgcacaacctttgttttcttccacatttctatcactacacattcgtaacaaggctttacttcgtaaaaaactcatttcaaagactaatttatcatattttgaacaaacaacataaaaaaaacaccggaacgctaacttaaccgggtcaatattacgtacgtaatgaaatgtaaatgtgacgttttcaatcaaaaggtaccacattgtcgcttaccataaggacgaaaattgcttgtatctttatacgaaaaaaacctgtcagaatgtccttatgataagcgacaatgtggtaccttttgtttgaaaacgacacaaataaacaaatacacgtggcaaggagcgacgagccgctccctccgcgccccgccccccgcctcaccgcgagccgcctatcgccgtactacctgcgtgtggttacgcgaaactatgataactcgagatagtagatatccagtttgccgtaaaaaaactgcgaagagttacgcataattattctaacttgagttagaagagatacgcataactcaatgtccaaaaattcgaaaacgtctatcttaaaacatgaaatatctcagtaactaaagacattttttgaaattttgtttaagtattatataaagcatagtgtctagtttcattttgcactggttaggcgtatctctgctatctaaagatagcagagatacgtctgacacggcagcacTGCCACTTAAGTTTAGCGATTCGGAGGGCTACATTCGTTACATTGGTTCTCCCAAACGAGTCGGATTCGTCGATtaacctctttctcgaagttggacctacctaactggacagTTTGTCCTTAGGTATATATAATCGTCTAGAACTTCAAGTGTAAAGTCTCCGATTGTAACGGGAGTTGGTTctacatgatcttcgtcttgtccatgttcatccTCAGACCAACTCGCTCGGAAAAGGAAGGTGTCATTCATGtctctaaattaattaatatattccaAAATCTTCAAGGCGAAAGTTTCCTAATAGATTATTCAAATTTGAAGACGTATTTCATTATTTCGAATTTACCTTTGtgctttgaaataaataaacattactcATTACTgcattattcatattttatttttctacgtaGTAAGTTCAGACCGTTATTAAAAATGTCATATTAGCAATATcgcaattaagtacctacagtcagcagcagaagttgctaagcgggcgaggtgttcaaaattatcttgacgcgactttattgttaagagaatgaGAACGAGAACTGTACGTGAAAAATTACTCGTTAATAAATTGTAAGTATTAATTCCACTTATTCCGGCATTGATACTCATAGCAACTAAGTAAATCAGTGATCTGACGTTTTTAATTTCGGAACTTCCTTAATATCATACGGAtaaggcctgtgcacaccggctgcgtgtgcgtagaGTAGACGTGcacgttgtaatatacagatccttatgagagacggcacaccacTTGCGTGACGTGCGTGCACGGCTCGAACATTTTAGCACGCAGCCGGTGTGCGGCCTTACGTGTGGCAACGGGTTAGTTTGGTTAGCCTTCACATGTTTACATATTGACTGTTTATGTTTATTGCAAGTTCATATAagtacatttgctacttgcgtttagtgtaGTGGCAAAACGCAGGCTCGCAATAGGCAaacaatgtgtaaacaggccccaatgtgaagACCAGCCACACATTTACCCCGCAGCCACACTTACCCATATGGACATTATATGTgttgttttcaagcaaaaaggtatcacattgacGCTCTGACAGATTATTCGTTTAAAGATGCAAGCAAacttcgtccttatggtaagcgacaatgtggtacattttgcttgaaaacgtcatatTCTTTGGGTATTTACCAGTCGGTATAGGATAGGGGTaggtaaaataaagaaaaaaaatctttttttacaGCTAGCCAAGGCAGAGCTTTTTATAATTACCGCCGGTACGAAATGTACCAATCACAGAATCAAAACCCTATTTAATAATCACCCCCAACAGTATAAAAATCACAATCAACTAGCCAACATATCGAAGCTCCGCCCTGACTTGGCCTTTTATTTCCATATTTAAGATTATCTTAATATTTTCGATACACATAATTAAGGaacaaaaaaccaaaaaactTCTCTCAATTTTCTCAATAATAATAGTATCCAAAACATATGTGGTAAGTACACAGGTCGTAATTACGCCGCTTCAGGGATTGCAGCGCACACTGTTAATATTAGGCGGAATATAAGTTGTGTGCTGCACTCTCAATAGCGGCGCGACGCCGCGCTTGCGTCTCCACGCCGGCGCGTCGGCAGATGTTATCTTACTGGGATACTAcacaaagtaataaaaattaaacaataacaTGACTTAATCATCCAACCCTTACTTGTATAAAATGTACAAACCAAGTTCCTacgtaattatatttttttcgattacttttatattcatttgGCAGTGGTGGAAATGTGCCTTGTCACAAAATGTGCAGTATTTTTCGCTTTTTTCTATCCCGATCTGTATACAGATTATAAAGCTGTCGTTTCttaccattaaccattaaactACTGACTTTTTCTTATGTGAAACCTAATTTTTCCTTTCCTATCACAAGAAACCAATTTCGCTTGCGGATAACTAAATCATTAGGTATTCCATTATCATTAGattatctttattatttatgtcaagaagattaacaaaaaattaaatgcagGTACAACATTCGAGAATTCGTAAGCTATTCTCtagttcagaaaaaaaaaactaaacaattactagaaaaaaaaaactcgttttataaaaaaaaaaccgtttaacATACAACTATGTTCTAACCTATATGTACACGTAGAGCTAGTGGAAGATAAACTGCAAATCTTTAACACGATACCTCGATCCCGTGTACGGCTACTTATCGACTACCCTACATAATATTTCtcacaaaaaatatttcttgcAACTAATTCGAGAGTAAACCTAATTATCAATAATATATACACAGCAAGGCACATTCCGCCATTAAAGCCGTCATCTAACCGTCCCGACTCTAGCGACACATACACTAACTTACTGTAAAAAACCTATAAAGAAatgcaaaatttactataagtaggtactatgaGGAACTATGACGtggttattttttataaatctcctTTAGGAATATATGAATTGTAGCTATTGACGGTCAACGGTCTAGTCACTGAGATTATTTCACTTAATGTCAATCGGACATAACTATTGCGATATCAATACGAATAAAGTATCATTTTATTTTCAAGcggaaaatacattttaaaatgtcATATTCTATGTCATACTtggtgattttattttatattgctaaGCGATCAGAATATGCGATAACAATTTATTTGTAGCTGCAATAcaatgtaaattaaatatatgtataaacgcTTAAAATGGTCCAATACGTTAATCCAATCCATGGTAATCCATGTGCTAAAATAGTGAATCGGAGTTAATTGCGCGACTACATGTAAAAAACATCTAAGTGttaaatttatacaaaataacaaaacgCTAAAAAACATAAGCGAACtaacctaagtatttttttaacttatagtAATATCATTTAAAACAAGTTATCACTACCTCGCCCGGCGCTCGCTGGGTCGAGGACTGTAATAGAAAACCTACTTATCGGCCCGAAAACATATATATTGGCCAGCGTGTCTCCTTCAACCTCGAACATGGAGCGGcgccggcgcgtgcggcgctgaGCGCGCTTTCGAACGACATCTAGCGCGCTCGCGACGCCCGCCCAAACAATCTTTAAACACATCACTAGCTTCGCTCCCAACCCTATTTACAGCATCCGAAAACTCGCATCATACATTTAAACGTGACACTGAAACACCATGGTACATTATCatctatttatcttaaaaatggAAGGTCCAGTAAAAAATCTTCGTTACTGTTTCGAAACAATATCAACAAATGTCATATCTTTTTCGAATATTCAACACGGAGTAAATCTGTAATGCGCTATGTCAACTATTTATACTTTAATGATAATTCAAAAACATTTTAGAGGTACAACCAGTCTACTAGTTCACGAAGCAGTCTGTGAGTTAAGATATTTTACTGAGAACCTAGGAATTTATagtaaaaaacagttttatgGCTCACTTTGGCACTGTATAATATCGTTGAGCAAAACATAATAACTcgagttattgatttaaaactTCAGTACTTTCCCACAGAAGCAGAGTAAGCCATTAAAGCTGAAACTGTTACATATACTCCCGACCAGGGACTTAAACGGGCGAGCTCCTCGTTCTACCGGGCCCATTTACAACGTCCAGTAGGTTGTGAAGCGACTTACGTACAAAAGTTCATAATGTCACATGGATAAGGCCCTGGGAGTTCCGCAAGGAACAAGCTAAAACCAAGGAGAGGCGGCGCGCCTCTCAATACGGACGATAGCGCGCGACCGCCATAGTGCGGAGCTTTTTCAATTTGGTGAGGAGTTTGTTTTGCTGCTTTCTAAGACATTCGCGCTCGATCTCTTCTTCTCTGAGCTTACGACACAGTGAAGCGGCTTCGCGGAGTATAACGACCTTTGGAGCGCGTTCCTTATCTTTCGTGGCTGGGATCTGTTTCTTGAGTTCGTCGAAGAGATTTTTGAGGCCGATCCGCCGGAGGCGCTCCATGTCGTTGTGTATAGAGCGTCGCTCCATTTCTGGGGCTTCGGCTTCGGAGTCAGTGTCGGTGTTGGAGCGGCGTCCGCGGCGGCCGGGGCCGCGCGCTCTTCGGCGCGGGACAGCGGCTGCCGTTGTTGTTGGCGGGACCAAGCGCTTGCGAGCTGCTGGTCGAGGACTCATGGCTGAGGCTACTGTCCGCTGGATGTGCTGGCGTTCCTGAGCTGACGGCACGCGTGGGAGCGAGTCTGTGCGCACATGGGTTACGGCCAAAGGCAGCTGCGACGTGCCGAGGGATACCACGTCGATTTCCTCCTCTGTAACAATGGAGAATAAGTTTAGCTTTTGCTCTCAAAACAGGTAAAAATATCTACAACTAAACGCGTAAGTAAGACTGACAGGTGAAAATCGTTTACTGCATTGAAACCATTAAGAATGAGGATAAATGGAACTATAACTCCACTTGTTAAACGGATAAATGCCCCAGCGGAGTTGATTAAGCGCGAAATTAAATCCTTGCACGTCCCGGCCGCATAGCGTTCATTGAGGTATTCGCTGCATATAGTGTAGGTGTACCTAGATCTATCTAGGATGCTACTGCAGCGGGTGGGGCGAGGGCATCGACCCCACTACCGCAGCGTCTGCCGACATCGATCGTGTGACGTCATGTTCGCGCCAAAACGAGATGCTGCACCCTGAATGGAGTACTATTGCTACCGGTACTATCACTAGGGTTACCAGcggaaaaatctaaatctaaatatacTTCGCTTCCTCAATTTCACGTCTAGCTGCACTGCGACTTTCCGATATAAATAAATCGGAACATATTTTATTCAACGGTTTTTATATGATGCGCTGGCTGGCTCGTAAAAGctagatttagttatttttagactTACGCAATGTTCGCATGATGAATTCTCATAAAACGCAAGGGATATGCCTCTGTTTGAAGTAACATTGCCGGTAGAATTAGTGGGTTATAAGGATAATTTTATGCATAGCTGCGGCTTTAGGCCCGAATTGCCACATTACTTGGCAATCGGTCAAGGCAGACCACTCGTTAAAGCCTTAGGGCTCTTAATAACCCAGCTTAGGATTAGAGATATCAGATTAACATTCCTACGAAACGTTATCTATGTTAATTTAGGGTAGGATTTTGCTAACGCCCACGTTCTTTTCTCCCTTGTAATCTTCCCTTTCACGAgcttagccaagatgacatTAGTTAATAGAAAACGCTaatcaaaacttaaataatgaatGGTAATAGCATATGTCATCCCGATacaattttttcttttgtttggcgtttgtcgatgtacagtcgccatcagatatatcggagcggccgaggtgctcacaaatatctgaacacgcctctattgtcaaggcgttatgttcgtgttcagatatttgtgagcacctcggccgctccgatatatctgatggtgactgtacgaTAGTCATCTGACTATGCCCTCAGGTAAGAGATCAGAAAGCGgatataatgtatatttttgaccttaGACAGGTATTTAAATCTTGTGAGAGACGTACGGGGTTGGTTGGCGTCAATAGTAACGCCTCAATACGGGCGTCTCTCTATATTCTGCCTGTTTTTTCTAGAACCGAGGCCACAGGGCACAGGGCTCCCAAATGAAcagggtaaaataaaaatacataaaatttaaaGCCTAACTTTCAACCACTTTCATGATTTCTAAACTcgctttttaaattaaaacagccCCATtcttatattaaatcacatttagaaacgggtctatcgcaactttaaatgcacttttcgtggggtagtcacacaaatctctgttttgacattttgctgggacgtcagttagccgcgaccacgaccagtgaaacctgtgtcgaaacgtcggtacataaaggtaacaaaataaattcgcgatagacccgtttctaaatgtgatttaatatgtgttcaaaccgcgaaagttttaaatgttatagccCCATTCTTCTCAAATGCTTTATAAAATAACATGTTTTAAGTATTGTTATTGAGAATTTTTAACTTTTAGGTCAATGAGAACTTAAGCTAGCTATTGTATGATGCCACTTTTATCTGAAGCACCTACCGATTCTGAAGGTACATAGAACGAAACCTATCTGCTGAGTTTACCATATTAGTTATTGATTTGGTTAAAATTCACTTTAGTTAAAAAGagtaatttatgtatttttcgttttcttaaattaaataaaaaaaatcgttaaatgTAGTAATGTTTACTTACATAGATGCTCAATATAACTAGATGTCGCTGTTATCAAGTTACTACATCGCGCTATCAAGATTTTTTAGAGCTCCTTATAAAGTTTTGGTTTCTAAATAAACGAGTATTGAGTTGTCAAGTGAAGTGTTTCAATACAAAAAGAAGTGCCGTGCAGCAAAGAGGATAtgataagatagagcggtactgtcatagtaaattttgtaaccacagtaaattaactgccatctatcgacacactttaaaactaaaaatgaagatttataaaaatacgaaaaaatgtatttaaatatggataaatgatttttttatttgcattaattatttttatgattttgacccatgttctttcactgatatgcgttaaaattgttttgtagcgccctctgatcgagaatcaaattttcttgattttcgaggcacgttttttccttagactgtatccatctattacggagttatatgttatatctatctttgcgtgcAGTGTGACactttctatttatttaagtcgATATAGGTTAACCTAGATATAGTTATGGTCTTGTTCTCTCTTTCGCGTCCGATTCACGGAAGCCATCGCTTGACCATGCGATCCGGTTTCGCTTACGAATAATTATGTCAGCGGGAATGTTAAGAGTTCAGGTTTTACCCGACTGCCGAAGGAGGGTTATGTTTTTTAAGCGTAGTCAGACCAGTTAActatatttttagtcgctttgaaatatgtctcacgatagtttaatttcgataacTATATACCTTTTAAACGGCAAAATTTCTCTGATCTGATATATCAGTTAGCTTATATGGACTTACTCGTAATATGTATGGACTTTTTTTGGCAAGGGCTTGTGACGAATTAGTATTGCTATagagtaaaaaagaaaaatatgtacAGTTGTTGTATGACAATTATTTACTATGTGTTATGATTGTAATATCTGTGACAATCGCTAtagcttcgacaacgaaacgctttatCTCTCTTTCacttttccatattagtgcgacagtgacagttgcgtttcgatcgctacggagcgtaagccaTTGGCATGTTGGCTTCGCGGCCAGTAATAGTGTTTCTGAATGGTTTCTGATGATTAGCGCCATACTACGCATTTGCACGTTATAAAGAAAAAGGTTTCCgcgtaataatataatttatataattatcatGTATTTTGATAAGTTACAAGAGGTTTCACTTATCAAAAAGAGGATTAAATTAtaaaggtacagtcagcaagaAAATAGCTATTAAAGACTGGTCATTTCGTCACGCATTAAGTATTGATGGCGCTTGTGTTagtaattttgtaataaatttattttcatcatcagccctttatcgcccactgctgagcaaggcctctcttccagtacgctaCTTGTCCCGGT from Cydia strobilella chromosome 11, ilCydStro3.1, whole genome shotgun sequence includes these protein-coding regions:
- the LOC134745385 gene encoding myc proto-oncogene protein, whose translation is MSATDTQIFPFDFWDTLDEESMELTQTSEFWTQVQYEAERLDLVPPADLEMLQDELDWRILDAPEELEHKENIVHHDCMWAGSCADSVHPTNTFVPSELSRAATPGPGQSLLRRDMSPPRPDTPPSLDGDEPPQFRHAVDVVGTAQRLLRDSAAVAADHSYTLARQQFDNLGVQTPSDSCESEEEIDVVSLGTSQLPLAVTHVRTDSLPRVPSAQERQHIQRTVASAMSPRPAARKRLVPPTTTAAAVPRRRARGPGRRGRRSNTDTDSEAEAPEMERRSIHNDMERLRRIGLKNLFDELKKQIPATKDKERAPKVVILREAASLCRKLREEEIERECLRKQQNKLLTKLKKLRTMAVARYRPY